In Halanaeroarchaeum sp. HSR-CO, one DNA window encodes the following:
- a CDS encoding rubrerythrin-like domain-containing protein, translated as MARSTLQDVLDERVTEFEASTTVGEAIETIRDSAPASENTIYYAFVTAPDGTLESVVSMRELLNADDDTEVSEVASDQVVYVETDDSIEAVGKTFGRYQFMALPVVDESGTLVGTVRAPAILEALDEESASEDLRRLVRDVEYDASKARTYECFSCGATVTAVDNPMECPECGGDLRNKGTPME; from the coding sequence ATGGCACGTAGCACCTTGCAGGACGTCCTCGACGAACGGGTAACGGAGTTCGAAGCCAGTACGACCGTCGGCGAAGCCATCGAGACGATCCGTGACTCGGCGCCGGCGTCCGAGAACACGATCTACTACGCCTTCGTCACCGCGCCGGACGGAACGCTCGAGAGCGTGGTCTCGATGCGGGAGTTGCTCAACGCCGACGACGACACCGAGGTCTCCGAAGTGGCCTCCGATCAGGTGGTCTACGTCGAGACGGACGATTCGATCGAGGCGGTCGGCAAGACCTTCGGGCGATACCAGTTTATGGCGCTTCCGGTCGTCGACGAATCGGGCACACTGGTGGGAACGGTTCGAGCACCCGCGATCCTCGAGGCGCTCGACGAGGAGTCCGCGAGTGAGGATCTCAGGCGATTGGTTCGCGACGTGGAGTACGACGCTTCGAAGGCGCGTACCTACGAGTGCTTCTCGTGTGGTGCCACCGTCACTGCCGTCGACAATCCGATGGAGTGCCCGGAATGTGGTGGGGACCTTCGCAACAAGGGCACCCCGATGGAGTGA
- a CDS encoding LLM class flavin-dependent oxidoreductase, whose amino-acid sequence MPTDLLLPQSSEQDPLELGLWAEDLGYDGLWLGELWGSSSVVKLTELAVRTDSISLGSAILNVFSRTPAVLALTAGTLDAVSDGRFRLGVGTSTRKAIEDLHGMDWSASNPIRRAHETIELVQAFLDGDERVDYQGEIFDVQDFPTLDADVPVYHAALGKANRRVVARLADGWIPHNVPFPDLDDAYEYIRETMHEEGREATIDVAPYVPAAVAPDPADARDVIRGHVAYYVGNGRGYERAVSQRFPDEAAAVATAWRDGDRRTAAKRVTDEMVAALGVAGTPEQARDQFAAVADIDCVDRPMVTIPGNADRVVVERTIEALAPTTA is encoded by the coding sequence ATGCCAACCGACCTACTATTGCCGCAATCGAGCGAACAGGACCCGCTCGAACTGGGGCTGTGGGCCGAGGACCTCGGGTACGACGGCCTGTGGCTCGGGGAACTCTGGGGCTCGAGTTCGGTCGTCAAACTGACCGAACTCGCCGTGCGAACCGATTCGATATCGCTCGGGTCGGCTATTCTCAACGTCTTCTCCCGGACGCCGGCGGTCCTCGCGTTGACCGCTGGCACGCTCGATGCGGTCTCGGATGGTCGGTTTCGACTCGGCGTCGGCACCTCGACCAGGAAAGCCATCGAAGACCTCCACGGGATGGACTGGTCCGCGTCGAATCCGATCCGTCGCGCCCACGAGACTATCGAACTCGTCCAGGCGTTCCTCGACGGGGACGAGCGTGTCGACTACCAGGGAGAGATTTTCGACGTTCAGGACTTCCCCACACTCGACGCAGACGTTCCCGTCTATCACGCGGCGCTCGGGAAAGCCAACCGTCGAGTCGTCGCGAGGCTGGCCGATGGCTGGATCCCGCACAACGTCCCGTTTCCGGACCTCGACGACGCATACGAATACATCCGCGAGACGATGCACGAGGAGGGTCGGGAAGCGACCATCGACGTCGCCCCTTACGTTCCGGCCGCGGTCGCCCCGGACCCAGCCGACGCCCGTGACGTCATCCGCGGCCACGTCGCGTACTACGTCGGGAACGGGCGGGGGTACGAACGGGCGGTCTCCCAGCGATTCCCGGACGAGGCGGCCGCCGTGGCCACGGCGTGGCGGGACGGAGACAGACGGACGGCGGCAAAACGGGTCACCGACGAGATGGTGGCCGCTCTGGGCGTTGCTGGCACTCCCGAACAGGCCAGAGACCAGTTCGCGGCGGTCGCCGATATCGACTGCGTCGACAGGCCGATGGTGACGATTCCCGGGAATGCGGATCGTGTGGTCGTCGAGCGTACCATCGAGGCGCTCGCCCCTACGACTGCGTGA